The following are encoded in a window of Bacillus xiapuensis genomic DNA:
- a CDS encoding bifunctional folylpolyglutamate synthase/dihydrofolate synthase produces MENYQEAIEWIHSRLKIGIKPGLSRMEWLMEKLGHPERRLRAVHIGGTNGKGSTVAYMRAVLQEAGYETGTFTSPYIEQFNERISINGRPISDEEITQLVKIVKPLAEELEATELGGPSEFEVITAMAIYYFAHVHPVDVVLFEVGLGGRLDSTNVIHPLLSIITTIGMDHMQYLGETLEEIAHEKAGIIKNGVAVISGVKQPQARAVILEKAKQVQASAYQAGEHFEGIWQQSLPAGESFDFTSVFSNMKDLRTGLNGLHQIENASVALMGLHYLRKFFAFLIEESHIRAGLQAAYWPGRMEQISDHPVVLLDGAHNEEGMRALVQSLQARYGNYRITALFAGLTDKPLDQMISLLNEAADSVLLTSFDFPRAAGREDLLPFLEKHQWVEQWPQWLDDIAAAEHRDEVFVITGSLYFISEVRKYAAAQS; encoded by the coding sequence ATGGAAAATTATCAAGAGGCAATCGAGTGGATCCACAGCCGGCTGAAAATCGGCATCAAACCTGGACTTTCACGGATGGAGTGGCTCATGGAGAAACTGGGGCATCCGGAACGGCGATTGAGAGCCGTTCATATTGGCGGAACGAACGGAAAGGGCTCAACGGTCGCCTATATGCGGGCCGTGCTGCAGGAGGCGGGCTATGAAACAGGAACTTTCACTTCTCCCTATATAGAACAATTCAATGAGCGGATCAGCATCAATGGCCGCCCTATTTCCGATGAGGAAATCACACAGTTAGTGAAAATAGTCAAACCGCTTGCCGAGGAGCTGGAAGCGACCGAGCTTGGCGGTCCAAGCGAATTCGAAGTCATTACTGCGATGGCTATCTATTATTTTGCACATGTGCATCCGGTCGATGTGGTCTTGTTTGAAGTGGGCCTTGGCGGCCGTCTTGACTCCACGAACGTGATTCATCCGCTATTGTCGATCATTACCACGATCGGAATGGATCATATGCAATACTTGGGGGAGACACTCGAAGAGATTGCTCATGAAAAAGCGGGGATTATCAAAAATGGCGTTGCGGTTATCAGCGGCGTGAAGCAGCCGCAAGCTCGGGCGGTGATCCTAGAAAAAGCCAAGCAGGTGCAAGCCTCTGCCTACCAGGCTGGTGAGCATTTTGAAGGGATTTGGCAGCAATCACTGCCGGCAGGAGAAAGCTTTGACTTTACCTCTGTTTTTTCCAATATGAAGGATCTCCGCACCGGTTTAAATGGTCTCCATCAAATAGAGAATGCTTCGGTCGCGCTGATGGGGCTTCACTATTTGCGGAAATTCTTCGCTTTTTTAATCGAAGAGTCGCATATTCGTGCAGGGCTGCAGGCGGCTTATTGGCCTGGGCGGATGGAACAAATATCAGATCACCCGGTTGTTTTGCTTGACGGTGCTCATAATGAGGAGGGCATGAGAGCGCTTGTGCAATCCCTGCAGGCGCGTTATGGGAATTACCGCATCACCGCACTGTTTGCCGGCTTAACAGATAAGCCGCTTGATCAAATGATCTCGCTGCTCAACGAAGCCGCGGATTCGGTGCTGTTAACAAGCTTTGATTTTCCGCGGGCAGCAGGCCGTGAAGACCTTCTTCCGTTTCTTGAGAAACACCAATGGGTGGAGCAATGGCCGCAATGGCTCGATGACATCGCAGCGGCTGAACATAGAGACGAAGTATTTGTCATTACGGGTTCGCTGTATTTCATTTCCGAGGTGAGAAAGTATGCGGCAGCCCAATCATAA
- a CDS encoding valine--tRNA ligase, with translation MENNELTMPTKYDPQAIEQGRYDWWIKGKFFEAKGDESKAPYTIVIPPPNVTGKLHLGHAWDTTLQDILTRMKRMQGYDVLWLPGMDHAGIATQAKVEQKLREEGKTRYDLGREKFLEEAWKWKEEYAQFIRQQWAKLGLGLDYSRERFTLDEGLSKAVREVFVTLYNKGLIYRGEYIINWDPDTKTALSDIEVVYKDVQGAFYHMKYPLADGSGHIEIATTRPETMLGDTAVAVHPEDERYKHLIGKTVILPIVGREIPIVGDDYVDREFGSGAVKITPAHDPNDFEIGNRHHLERVLVMNEDGTMNDLAGKYKGMDRFECRKQIVKDLQEAGVLFKIEEHMHSVGHSERSGAVVEPYLSTQWFVNMQPLAEKAVALQQQEGKVHFVPDRFEKTYLHWMENIRDWCISRQLWWGHRIPAWYHKETGEVFVGLEAPKDIENWEQDTDVLDTWFSSALWPFSTMGWPDEETADFKRYYPTAALVTGYDIIFFWVSRMIFQGLEFTGERPFKDVLIHGLVRDSEGRKMSKSLGNGVDPMEVIEKYGADSLRYFLSTGSSPGQDLRFSVEKVESVWNFANKIWNASRFALMNMNGLTHEEIDLSGELSVADKWILTRLNETIETVTKLADRYEFGEVGRALYNFIWDEFCDWYIEMAKLPLYGEDEAAKKTTRSVLAYVLDHTMRLLHPFMPFITEEIWQNLPHSGETIVTASWPQVRSELSDEKAANDMKLLVDIIRSVRNIRAEVNTPLSKKIKLVIKAKDEEVLAVLEENRSYLERFCNPEELVLSTDAAAPEKAMTAVVTGAELFLPLAGLINIEEEIARLEKEWKKWNSEVERVQKKLSNERFVSKAPQKVVEEERAKENDYLEKRAAVEARIKELKQ, from the coding sequence ATGGAAAATAATGAATTGACGATGCCAACCAAATATGATCCGCAGGCGATTGAGCAAGGTCGCTATGATTGGTGGATTAAAGGCAAGTTTTTTGAAGCGAAAGGCGATGAATCGAAAGCGCCCTATACGATTGTCATTCCGCCGCCAAATGTGACGGGAAAGCTCCATTTAGGGCATGCGTGGGATACGACCCTGCAAGATATTCTAACGCGAATGAAGCGGATGCAAGGCTATGATGTGCTCTGGCTACCTGGAATGGATCATGCGGGAATCGCTACGCAGGCAAAAGTAGAACAGAAGCTGCGCGAAGAAGGAAAGACACGCTACGACCTGGGGCGCGAGAAGTTTTTGGAAGAAGCATGGAAATGGAAGGAAGAGTATGCGCAGTTTATCCGTCAGCAATGGGCGAAGCTCGGTCTCGGTTTGGACTACAGCCGCGAGCGCTTTACATTGGATGAAGGGCTGTCTAAAGCGGTTCGCGAAGTATTTGTTACCCTGTATAATAAAGGATTGATTTACCGCGGCGAGTATATTATCAACTGGGATCCGGACACGAAAACGGCTCTTTCCGATATTGAAGTCGTTTATAAGGATGTTCAAGGTGCCTTCTATCATATGAAGTATCCGCTAGCCGACGGCAGCGGCCATATTGAAATCGCCACGACCCGGCCGGAAACGATGCTCGGTGACACGGCCGTAGCTGTTCATCCAGAAGATGAGCGCTACAAGCATTTAATTGGAAAAACCGTGATTTTACCGATTGTCGGCCGCGAAATTCCAATTGTCGGGGACGACTATGTCGATCGGGAATTCGGTTCCGGGGCGGTGAAAATTACTCCAGCTCATGACCCGAACGACTTTGAAATCGGCAACCGTCATCACTTAGAGCGTGTGCTTGTGATGAATGAAGACGGCACGATGAATGACCTTGCCGGCAAGTATAAAGGCATGGATCGCTTTGAATGCCGCAAACAAATTGTGAAAGATTTGCAGGAGGCGGGCGTGCTGTTTAAGATCGAAGAGCATATGCATTCCGTCGGCCACTCAGAAAGAAGCGGGGCGGTGGTGGAACCGTATTTGTCCACACAATGGTTTGTGAACATGCAGCCGCTTGCCGAAAAAGCCGTCGCTTTGCAGCAGCAGGAAGGGAAGGTTCATTTTGTTCCGGACCGCTTTGAAAAGACGTATTTGCACTGGATGGAGAACATCCGCGACTGGTGTATTTCCCGCCAGCTTTGGTGGGGACACCGCATACCGGCTTGGTATCATAAGGAAACGGGCGAAGTGTTTGTCGGTCTGGAAGCACCGAAGGATATTGAAAACTGGGAACAGGATACGGATGTTCTGGACACGTGGTTCAGCTCAGCATTATGGCCGTTTTCTACAATGGGATGGCCGGATGAAGAGACGGCGGACTTCAAACGCTACTATCCGACAGCCGCTCTTGTAACCGGCTACGACATCATTTTCTTCTGGGTTTCCCGCATGATTTTTCAAGGGCTGGAGTTCACAGGAGAACGGCCATTTAAAGATGTCTTAATTCATGGACTCGTTCGTGATTCTGAAGGCCGCAAAATGAGTAAATCTCTAGGAAACGGCGTGGATCCGATGGAGGTTATTGAAAAATACGGAGCGGATTCCTTGCGCTATTTCTTATCAACAGGAAGCTCGCCGGGCCAAGACCTTCGCTTCTCTGTGGAAAAAGTGGAATCCGTCTGGAACTTCGCTAATAAAATCTGGAACGCCTCGCGTTTTGCCTTAATGAATATGAATGGATTAACGCACGAAGAAATCGATTTAAGCGGCGAGCTGTCTGTGGCGGATAAATGGATTTTAACGAGATTAAATGAAACGATTGAAACCGTGACAAAACTTGCAGACCGCTATGAATTCGGTGAAGTCGGCCGCGCGCTCTATAATTTCATCTGGGATGAGTTTTGTGACTGGTATATTGAAATGGCGAAACTGCCATTGTATGGAGAGGACGAAGCAGCCAAGAAAACAACTCGTTCTGTCCTGGCTTATGTTCTTGACCATACGATGCGTCTTCTGCACCCATTCATGCCGTTTATTACCGAGGAAATATGGCAAAACCTTCCGCATAGCGGCGAGACGATCGTAACGGCTTCTTGGCCGCAGGTGCGTTCGGAGCTGTCAGATGAAAAGGCGGCTAATGATATGAAATTGCTTGTGGATATCATCCGCTCGGTCCGCAATATCCGCGCGGAAGTGAATACACCGCTGAGCAAGAAAATCAAGCTGGTCATCAAAGCGAAGGATGAAGAGGTGTTAGCGGTTCTTGAAGAAAACCGCTCTTATCTGGAACGCTTCTGCAATCCGGAGGAACTCGTTTTATCCACCGATGCCGCCGCTCCTGAAAAAGCGATGACAGCTGTTGTGACAGGAGCGGAGCTATTCCTGCCGCTTGCTGGGTTAATTAATATTGAAGAAGAAATCGCCCGCTTAGAGAAAGAGTGGAAGAAGTGGAACAGCGAAGTCGAACGCGTTCAAAAAAAGCTGAGCAACGAACGTTTTGTCAGCAAAGCGCCGCAAAAAGTGGTAGAGGAAGAACGGGCCAAAGAGAACGATTATCTTGAAAAGCGTGCCGCTGTAGAAGCGCGTATTAAAGAGTTAAAACAATAA